GTAATTTAGATCTTTTCCTAAAATACAATGATCAATTCAGGAATGATTTGCTAACCTCCTGCAACGCTAATTTTATTATTCTGGATTCTAGGCTTGTAAGGAATGAAAATTTACCGTCCAGCTTTACCTTTCCAGTTCGGGCTCCAAAATTCTTCAAATCATCTATATTAACTGCTCAACAAATCGATAACTTATATTCAGAACTCACTTTACTAAATGTAAGCACAATTCCCAGACTCCGAAGCCTTGTTTGGGATGCGCGCCATGTACTTTCCAATTGGAAGGACCACCTTACGAAATTTAAAAGATCCTAGGCTATATGTAGGCTTGATATGGAATTACAGTCCTATCCATGCTCGCTTGTTAAATTGGGCAAGCCGAAAGAGCTGGTAGCAGTGGTCCCCCTCTATTGGACAGCTATTTCCAGATGCTAAGTGAAATCAGAAGTGGGCCCACGATGCGGGCTCCATCTACTTTGGCGATCAAAAGATCCACGCGATGCGTTCCCGGCTTCGCGACGTGGTCCGGGGGGAAATGCCGCTCCCGTCCTATCAGCGTTTGAAGACCCCCGGGCAGTTCTACGAGGAGGTGTTGGAGAAACTCTTACGCGGGGTCTCGGCGCAGCAATACGAGGAGACCGTCCTCGACGCGGCACAGGCCTTCGGCGTCTCGCCATCGACCATTTCCCAGAAGATGGTAACGCTGACGGCCCAGAAGCTGAAGGCCTTCCAAGAGCGGTCGCTGGTGGCGTTCAGGCCATTTGCAATCTTCCTCGACACGATCCACCGGGGCGCCGAGGCGTTTCTCGTCGCGCTAGGCGTGGACGTGAGCGGCCAGAAGATGGCCCTGGGCTTTTGGCAGGGCTCCTCCGAGAATCACGAGATTGGCGGCGCGCTGTTCGCCGATCTGGAACGCCGCGGCCTGGTGCTCTCCAAGCGGATCCTGTTCGTGACCGACGGGGGGAGTGGCTTGCTCAAGGCGCTGCGGGAACGGTTCGGCAAGAAGCTGGTGCATCAACGCTGTGCGCTCCACAAGAGTCGGAACCTGCAACGGCATCCGGCCAAGCGCTACCGCAAAGAGGCCCATCGCCGGCTCACCACGGCGTTGGAACACACGAGCTACGCCGATGCCAAACAGATGCTGCGAGAGCTGGAGACATGGCTGCGGACCAAGAACGAGTCGGCGGGGGATTCGCTTCTGGAAGCCTTCGAAGAGTTGTTGACGTTGCATCGGTTGAAGGTCCCGCCACGGCTGCGCAAGACGCTGATGTCGACCAACCCGATTGAGAGCATGTTCTCACTGGTTCGCCACAGCGAGCGGAATATCAAACGCACCCGAGGCAGCGCGATGCTCCAACGTTGGCTGGGGACGGTGTTGCTGTACTGCGAGCAGCAGTTTAAGCGCGTGAAAGGCTTTGCAGGGACTGCGCAAGTCCTTGCGACCATCGAGGCCGAGCACATGGAGCAGCCATTCGCTCCGAGAAGAAGGTGGCGTAAAATAGGGAGCCGCTCAGAAAATTTCAACGGACTTCTTGACAATTTCCTATTTTTGGCCGTGGTACTGAACACGGTTCCTTGACAAGTCAAATGTCTGGGAGATGAAACCTCAGTGTGGACACGATCTGGTAATACAAGGGGTCCTGAAGACGATGTGTTAACGCACCACTACGAGACCTGCGTTCGAGATTTGGATTGCTAGACGCTGTTTTTATCCTAAGCGAGACCGCTAGAAGTCTATTTACATTAATGTCCTCCAAGGCGACGCATACTACACCAAATCCATCTACCACTAAAAGAAAGACTTGATAGGCTCGGATCGCAATGATGAGTCGCTTCATTTCCTCGAGAATAGTAAAAGAGCGGTCATCACCAACAGGACAGAAAAACCGTTACCGATAGCCAGAGGCGAATTGCCATGAGGACCCCTAATAGTCCGCTACCTAATCCTAGTAGCGGAAGGGGACTGCCTGATACCTCCTGTCCATAGGTAATCGCAAGAATGAGAAAAATGAAATGTGAACCCGTCAGCGAGAAGCTTGGCAATGGTTAAATATCCAAAATTCGGGAATCATCTATAATCTTGCCCTAGCCTGGCTCTCGGTTCCTTCATTCATAACACAGCCGTTCTCTTAGGAGGCAAATGGTTCTCAAATACAGATAGGGCAGAGTTACATGCCTGCCCATTCTCGTTACCCCATCAACATGACGAACACCAACTACCCTACTCCACCGAATAGCCTCAACAATGGTATGCGTCCAACACCTGGAAGCCTGTAGACATATCTAGGTGGCAGCCGTGGAATGGGGACGGGCAGGACTTCAACAGGATTTACGAATCTTGGCAGGAGACTCCCCCAAGCGTTTGAAACGTATCCAGCCTCATGCGAAAGCTCCACTGCCAGTGCAGATCCCCTATACCAGGGAAAGCAGAAATGCTGCGCACGGCTGCCTGGGAGTCTTGCTTCGATTGCTGCCTTCGAATGACGTAAGTCCTTGAGGATGGCGTTTCGCTGTTCCTCGGCAGTTTCAAATCGTTCCGGAGCAATTTCTTCCCGTGCTTTCTTCAGAATTTGGGTGAGTTGACGCCGCCAATCACGAGCCTGAAAAAAGGCCTCACCGCCATGCTCTGCTACGTACCTGACACACAACTCTTCAATCTGAGTGTTTTCGAAATAGGCCGGATGTACAGACATGCGAGCATTCCATTCATATATGGGTGAGCCCCAGAGGTTATGAAGTTCCGGACTCAGACCATCCCTATTTTGTTGACGAGCTGGCGCGAGATCAGATTGCAGGAAGGAGGTGGAAAGGCCGGGCCTTGTGAAATCCACAACTTTCGAAGAGATTGGAATACTGTGATGGTACAGAGAATGCGACTGGAAATCGATGACACCGCTTCTATGCATTTCTAATATCTGTGGCCAACTGCAAAGAGCACGGCCTGTGTCATTTGCATGCAGATTTGCTACTCCATCTGACACTCGCCCAGGAACTATATAAGCCACGGCCCTTTGCTTGAACTTAATGAGCAGGGGAAAGGCAACGGTGTATAGGCTGGCTTGACCATCATCGAACGTCAGCATCACTTCACGTTTACGTCGTAAAGATGTATCGACTATCCGTTCGTAATATTCATCTCCCGTTAGGGTTACATAATTATTATGGGCGATAAATTCCAAGACCGGTTCGAGGCTGGCAGTTGAGACGTCGTGAAACTGAAAGACAGGTATCTGTTCCGGGTCCACATCCGAACGAACAAATGCCGGGTAACGTCCGAGTCCCAATCCGAGCAGCTCGTTACGATTCTTCTCAAAGCTTCTCTTTAAATCTCGTATAAACAAGTTACCATCTTACGTAGGAGTAACCACACATTCAAACGCGTCCAGCGTGGCTCTTGCCGTCTTTTCCCAGGAGAAACGCGCCGCATTTTCATACCCCTTGGCAATAAGGGTTTGTCGGAGGTTCTCATCGGTCAACACTCGGACAATGGCATTCGCAATATCCGCTACGTCCAGTGGATCGACATACATGGCGGCATTGCCTGCTGCTTCGGGCATTCCTCCTGTACGACTGGTGACTAAAGGGCAACCGCAAGCATTCGCTTCGATATTTGGGAGTCCAAAACTTTCATAGTGTGAAGGAAACACTGTTGCGGCAGCGAGATTGTAAAACGCCACCAACTCATTCTGTGGAACATAGCCGGCAAAATGCACACTTTCCTTTAGTCCCAGAGTCTCAATCGCATTCAGGTCATTCTGGTACTTCCAGCGCATCCCTCCTGCTACGACGAGGTGAATGTTCATATCTTTTCTCACCGTAGAAAACGCTTCCAATAACCGGCCAAAATTCTTACCAGGGTAAATATGCCCGGCGAACAGAATAAATCGCCGTGGAAGATTATATTTTGCTCTAACAACCTCCAACTGTTCTGGATCACTGATGGATCGGAATATGGGGTCAGTGGCGAGATAGGCCACTTTTACTTTAACTGGATCAATACCCAGGTACGAAATGATATCCTCTTTTGCTCGCTTGGATACCGCAATGATCAGTGAGGCCCGCTTTAAGTACTGCGGGTAAACTGTTTTAAAGAACCAGAGATCCGCAGACTGATGAAATTCGGGATAAACAAACCGCTCCGTCCCATGAAGCACCATGGCCGTTTTACATCTTGCCAGGAACGGGATGGCGAATTTCGTGTGAAAGATCAAGTCCAATCCTTCCCGGTGGGCATACCTCGGCACCGCCCATTGATCCCACATCCACTTGCCTTTGGCAGGTAGGTACACTTCACGAACGCGATCCGTGCCCTTAAGCGAGCCGAGATGCGCCTTGTGAGAATACAGAATGTGATACTCGTTTCGTGCATCTAGATCCAACATCGAAGGAATGACGCTTCGGGTATACACCCCGATACCCCCGTTTTCCCCCCAGGTTCTGGCACATATACCTATCCTCACGCGGAGGCCTCGTCCGGTAACGTCACTCCGTGCTTGATGAGCAGCGCCTCAATTTGTCTGGATGACGACAGGTCTGCGGCTTGTTCATCTTCAAGGGTCACACCTAATATTTCTTCAAGCTCCATGATCAGGCGCAGATGATTAATGGAATCCCATTCGGAGAATTCCCGACGTTGCAGATCGTCAATATCCGTGGGGATATCCACCTGTAGGACGACTGACAGAAACTCGATCACCCTCGCATGTGTGTTTGACATTATGTCAGTCCTTTTTTTCATTATTTTTTGTGAAACGCTGCGTGGGATTCCACCTTGAGCTCGCGATGAAGCATCTTGCCGAGGCTGTTTTTTGGCAACGCGTCGACGGCCTCGACATAAAATGGGACCTTGTGGCTCGGAAGATATCGGGTACAATGCCGGGTCACGGCCTTAAGATCCGCAGACGCCCGATCCCGAAAGACCACAAAGGCCTTGGCGACCTGGCCGAGGACACGATGCGGCACACCAAGTACGGCTACCTCGGCGACTTCTGTAAGTTCCCGTATGCAGTATTCAACCTCCACCGGTGCATATTTCCTCCCGCCACAGTTAATGACGTCGGCTTTGCGACCGTGAAAGTAAAAAAGGCCGTGGGAATCTTTGTGGCCCATGTCTCCGGTTCTCATCCAGCCTCCTGGAGCAAATAACGCTTCTGATTCATTGGGGAGGTTATGGTAGCCATGACACACGTGCGGACCGCGCACAAAAAACTCGCCCTCAATCCCGTCATCGACAACGCATCCGGCATCGTCGACAACGAACATTTCAACACCGGGTATCGGAACGCCAATGGAATCTGGATGCTCCCGAGCCATGGCGTCGGTTAGGATCGTGCAGGTGGAGGCCTCCGTCAGGCCATAGGAATTGACCAAATCCACCTCCGGGAAACGCGCTTTGATATCCCAATGGGTTTTGGGGTCGATCACAGCGCTGGAATTCATCAACAACCGCAAAGATGGCAGGTGATCGGCATTAAACTCCGGATAGACCATCAGCATTTTAAACGTAGCAGGAACCGCACGAAAGCAGGTCACAGCCTGCCCACGAATTCTCGCCAAGAGGTCCGCAGCATCAAATCGCTCCACCAACACAATTCTGCCGCCCACCTCAACCATAGGTAGCATTTGGCTGACGAGGGCGCTTGAATGACTGAGTGGCATAACAATCGCAATAACATCGTCGTGCCGATAACCGAATGCTCGTCGTGCATTTCTGGACGCGGCTCTGGCATTGGCATGCGAGCGCATGGCACCTTTCGGATTGCCTACCGTTCCTGAGGTATACATGAGTTCCGCGATATCATCAGAAGCGGGAGACAATTCTACTGTCCCCGTAATGTCAGAAACGGCTGGACCTTGCACCCAGGCATGAAAACTTTCGACATTGGCCCCTACATCCCCAATAGCTATGACACGTTCTAATGCAGGGAGAACATTCCACACGTTCGCAAATTTTTCCCAAAGCGCCTGGTGGACGATAGCAAACCGTGCACCGGAATCCTCAAGGAGAAATCGGATTTCCTCAGGTTTAAGACGTTCATCGATAGGATGAACGATTCCGCCAATTGTGGTCACCGCAAAATAGGTGAGCACGAACTCAACGCCATTTGGCGCCAATAGTCCCACGACTTCTCCGGGTCGGACTTTCCATTGCCGAATCAACTGGCAGGATAGGCGACGTATACGCCTGGCGAGTTCAGCATACGTCAGTTGCTCCCTCTCCGTGATGAGCCCGATCTTTTCAGGCCACAGACGTTCCGCCTCAGACCAAACCATGGGAAGTGTGTTCATCCTTCTTTAACCTGCTTGCGTTTTTCGACCACACGAGCGGGGTTACCCAATACCACGGTCCAAGGCAGCACATCTTTAGATACGACGGCGCCCGCACCGACAATGCTGTTTTGGCCAATGGTCACTCCATCAAGGATCTTCGCACCGATTCCAATCCAGGCCCCGTCCTCCACCACAATCCCCTTCGACACCCGAGTCTGATGAATCACAGGCGTATCGGGATCGTCATAGGCGTGGCCGCCACCGAGCATGTACGTGCCTGCTCCGATCGCGACATTGGAACCAATTGTCAGATGACTGCGGGAGACCAAAAAACAGAAGGGCCCAATGGAGACGAAATTGCCGATCGATATCGCAGAGTCATTACAACTGAGGATACTGTTCCGCCCCAATAGGATCTGATCACCCAGAACGATGGACGAGCTTGGTCCTTTTGCATCGAGTACGACAGAGTCATCAATCATCACTCCCCGCCCCAACCGGATTCGCCCAGGACAACGCAGCACGCCTCCCGATCCGAAAACCGTTCCTCGACCGACGGCGCCCAGAAGGCCGGGATAGCACTTACCCCGCATAAAATAACCGATGGCACCCGGCAATCGACCAAGCAAACCCGTGTAAAGCTCGTATTTGGCCAGGGCAACAACGGATGCCTTGCCAACAAAGATATTAAGATATCGCCGATACGGGGAAAGCGTGGCGTCCCCAAGCGATTCAACTAAAGGTCGCTCATTCATGCCGGTGCTCCTTGCCAACATACAACATAGGTATTCAATCCCTAGATTTCAGCACTTCCCTGGGTGCATCAAGAATCCCGTCATCATTGGCATAACCTCGCCCGCCATCCCGTTGTTTGAAGAAATGGTTATCATGGCGCTACCTGATACTTCAAAAAAGAGATGATGCTGGGCGTTCTCCCATTTTTCCTATTCGACCCTTCCTCGTACAAACTCCAAAAACGTTTTCCATGACTAGAGATACCCATGTTCTTCATACCAGCGAATAGTTCTTTTCAGCCCCTCATCCAAGGAAACCCGTGGAGCGTAACCAAGAATACGTTTCACCTTTTCAATTGAGAAGGCCCGATTATTCTTGAAAAAACTCACGCGTCGTTTGTGCAGAGGAGGTTCAATGCCCAAGGGCGTACACAGGGACTCACACAAGCCGGCAAGCCATTCCACCGGTCTCAACGGAAGATGTAAACGTGGGGGTGGAACCTGAAGCTGCGCAGAAATCCGATCTACGAGGTCATGTAACGGAAGGTATCCATCTCCTCCGATGATGAAGGCTTCTCCCACAGCCTTTTCATGTGTCGCGCAGAGAAGGAACCCTTCAATGACATCGTCAATATAGGCCGGATGAAATAAGACATTGCCTTTGCCTATATAGATAAACTGTCGCTTTTTGATGGTACGAAACAATTTCAGCATGCGCAGATCTTCAGGTCCGTACAGCGAAATTGGCCGGACAACACTAATGGGCAACCCTGTTTCCTGATGAAATTGCCAGACATATTGTTCCGCCTTGAGCTTAGTTTCCTGATATAAATCGGTGGGGTTGAATGGCGTTCCCTCATGAGCGGGAATCGCCTGGACATCGCCATGAACACCAATCGTACTGCAATGAACCACGCGGGCAACCCCAAACTTCCTTGCGGCATTGAGGACATTTTTTGTCCCTTCTACATTCACGGCATACGCGTCGGCCTTATCCGATCCCCCTTTACGAAAGTTGGAGACCAAATGAAAGACTTTCTCCACTCCTTGAACGGCCTGCTCCACATCCGGGAGATTGCGGATGTCTCCCCATATGACTTCACTCCCATTGTCACGGGCGGCTTCACCCTGCTTGCTTCCCCGATGGCCAAATACGCGAACTTCTTCACCCTCAGCAAGCAAGCGCCTCACCAGGTGGCTACCCAGAAATCCCTTTCCGCCGGTGACCAAGACTCGTCCCATTATGCGTGTGTATCCTTCTTGTTTTGAGCCACCACTAACAGCATGTATCCACTCGTAAAAAACAACAAATGATCCAGCTTCGAGATTATCCAGATAAATGGATAGAGCAAGGAATACATGGCGAACATTTTTTGATAGCGTTGTAGATCATTCCCGGTTACCACAAGACCTTTGGCAGAATTCCGCTTTCCACTTTTTAATAGATCAAACGCGAAGGTAATCAGCGTATCAATACATTCTGAAAAGAATTTGGAATAGGTTTTTTCCGATAGCACGGTAAATTGGGTTCCCAACATTCGGGTAATATCACCGCGTGTATAACCGGGGCGGAGGTGCCCATGCTTCGCATCCGTCTGGCCGATTGCCAATCGAATTTTCCTGAGCAAGCTCGTTTTGATATGTGGCACATTCAAAATTACTTGTCCTCCAGGTTTAACTATTCGATGCAACTCCCGGATAAACGCCTCATCATTGGGAATATGCTCTAGGAAATCGATCACAGCCACACGGTCGAATTCATCGTCGGCAAACGGTGTACCTCGATCATCAATCTGAAACACCCGTTCATGAATCAAGCTCTGAATCGCGTCCACAGTCGTTTGGTCAAGATCCGCACTTTTCCAATGTCCGCCCCGTTGGCGGAGCAAGTAGCTGAGCACTCCATTATCTGCCCCGATATCCAGACACTGTAACTGTGTCGTTTCGCCCAAGGCCTCAGTGATTTCTTTATATTTCCGTTGTTTTAAGACGGATTTATTGAAAAGTCGAATGGGCCACAGGGGCTTCTCTAATTCCGCCATGTTGCCCTTGGGTACATCCCTCGAACCATTGCCATTTCTTGTTGGGTTTGGGTCTTATTCCATCCTAACCCTTTCGAGAGGATATCCGCGCAGACCTCCAGGGGCTTATCGCCGGGATATCCAGCCGTCCCTACCTCTGTTCGGCGAAAAACCACGTCACTTAATCGCTGAGGCATTTCTTCCCGCAAGGCATACTGCACTTCCGCTTGTAAAATCCTGATAGATTCTGACTCAGAATGGGGCTCCCTACCACCGGTATCAGGACAATATTTTAGGACATCTCCATAGGAAGAACCATAATTGTAAACCAACCGTTGCACAGCCTTCGCACTCAATCCCTGGCGAGGGCTTTTCATTTCCTGACTCAAAAATTCCTGAAATTTAGAGATGGCCCCCCCGCGAATAGGGGTATGAGACGTTTGAGATTGTGGTGGAGTCTTGCCCAAAACCTGAAACACTTGATCAACCACTCGTTCTCCCACCCGTCGAGCCGTTGTAAACTTGACGCCTACAAGCGATATAACATTTCTGGCTCCAACGTCTCCCCTGGTCCGGATGGAAGCTTCGCTTTCAAGCTGAATATCTCCACCACGCGACTCGACACTCGCCCCCGGGAGCAGGCCGCCATTGACAAATTTCACATCGTTCATTTGAAGAGCAGCTTGGGGATAGACCTGATTGATTTCCTGTAAAAATTCATGCATATCTTCTTCGGAAATGCTAAATTCGTCCGGCTTTCCTTCATAAGAGCGATATGCGGTCCCAATGAGGGAACACCCACGCCAGGGCACCATAAACAACAGTCGTTTTCCTTTATTCAGCAAAGCCCGGTCATCGGAATATTTCCCCCTGGCCGCCAACCCCACGGCATAGGATGAGAACAACGGACGCGTGAGAATATTAAAGGCTTTGACCCACGGGATCCGATGGTTGCTGGGACGATCAGACAACATATCTTCCGTCTGATCCAACCACGGGCCGCAGGCATTGACCACCACTTTCGCTTCAACCTGCAAGCGCTCACCCGATAGCATATCCTCAGCTTCAATCCCCCGAACATTGTCCTTCCCTTTGAGATAACCAACCACTTTGACATAGTTGGCCAGCTCCGCCCCCATCGCCACAGCCGAGTGAAGAAATGACAGCAGTAACCGTTCAGAGTTGTAGACCATGCCATCATAAAACACCCCGCCACCCGTCAGATTTTGTGCCTGAATATTCGGTAGCAATTCCAAAACCTGACTTCGTGGAAGAATTCGTCCTCTTGGAATATGCTTTTGGGGATCCTCCAATCGATTTCGATCAAACCCGACAAGATCATTAATCCCTAAGGCACACGCGAAGACCTCCTTTCCTCGCAGACCATGTCCATACGTGGGGATAAGGACTGGAAGGGGATGGACCAAATGCGGGGCAATCCGCATCAGCGCCTTTTGTTCATGTAACGATTCCCGCATTCGCGACAAATCCCCATGTTGTAGGTAGCGAAATCCTCCATGAATAATTTTCAAGCTGTTCGCCGAAGTCCCTGAACCGATATCACCTTTTTCAAGCAGAACAACCGACAATCCACGGAGGCTCGCATCCCACGCCACACAGGCACCGTAAATTCCTCCTCCCACCACCGCCACATCATAACGGGAATTGGCTAAACGGGTTAAGTTTCTGGTCATCATAACGCCTTAGAATAAGAGATTAGCCCGTTTAAGAGGACCCTGAAGGCTGTTGTATGGTCTCACGGAGATGATCATACGCCGCATTCAATTTCATTCTAAATGCCGGAAAGCTGTATTTTTCCTCGACCAGTTTTTGGGCTGCCAGGCCCAAAGTACTTCGCAGGTCTCGGTCATTAATAAGCTGAAGCATCCCTTCGGCAAAAGGTTCTGGTTTTGGGTCGGCCAACATGGCTACTTGACTATTAATTACCTGCGTATGGGTTAACAAATTCGTGGCCAAGATCGCCTTCCCACTGGCGAGATAGGAATACAATTTCATCGGAGTATTGTTCCCTTTGATCCTTGGTGATACCAAAATATCCGCCTGGGATAGGTAAGAAGCCAATTGGTCAAGGGGCCGCGGTCCCAGGAAATGAACGTTTTGTTCAATACCTAATTTGGCTACCTTGTTTTGATAGAAACTTCTATCGTCATTTTCCCCGCCAACCACGAAAAGGCTGATCTGTGAAACCTCTCGCAAAGCTAAGGCAAAGCTATCCAGTAACAAATCGATTCCTTGATAGGCTTCGAAATTTCCAACATATAAAATTCGTATGCCCGGAGCCTTGAGATCCTCCTTCGCCATTAAGAAGGAATCTGTCGGTTCCCCCAGAAGGGGAACGTCTTCAAGCAGCATAATTTTGGCCGGGTAATACGGTTTAATGCGCGTCACTAAGGCTTCACACACAGGCATCACAACAGCAGCAGCCTGCACCACCCTGCGTTCACAAATCATGAACGCCTTGGATAGACAAGTCAGGGGAGGATATTTCTCAATCATTTGTTGCGCCAACGAGGAGTCC
Above is a window of Candidatus Nitrospira neomarina DNA encoding:
- a CDS encoding polysaccharide deacetylase family protein yields the protein MFIRDLKRSFEKNRNELLGLGLGRYPAFVRSDVDPEQIPVFQFHDVSTASLEPVLEFIAHNNYVTLTGDEYYERIVDTSLRRKREVMLTFDDGQASLYTVAFPLLIKFKQRAVAYIVPGRVSDGVANLHANDTGRALCSWPQILEMHRSGVIDFQSHSLYHHSIPISSKVVDFTRPGLSTSFLQSDLAPARQQNRDGLSPELHNLWGSPIYEWNARMSVHPAYFENTQIEELCVRYVAEHGGEAFFQARDWRRQLTQILKKAREEIAPERFETAEEQRNAILKDLRHSKAAIEARLPGSRAQHFCFPWYRGSALAVELSHEAGYVSNAWGSLLPRFVNPVEVLPVPIPRLPPRYVYRLPGVGRIPLLRLFGGVG
- a CDS encoding glycosyltransferase family 4 protein is translated as MRIGICARTWGENGGIGVYTRSVIPSMLDLDARNEYHILYSHKAHLGSLKGTDRVREVYLPAKGKWMWDQWAVPRYAHREGLDLIFHTKFAIPFLARCKTAMVLHGTERFVYPEFHQSADLWFFKTVYPQYLKRASLIIAVSKRAKEDIISYLGIDPVKVKVAYLATDPIFRSISDPEQLEVVRAKYNLPRRFILFAGHIYPGKNFGRLLEAFSTVRKDMNIHLVVAGGMRWKYQNDLNAIETLGLKESVHFAGYVPQNELVAFYNLAAATVFPSHYESFGLPNIEANACGCPLVTSRTGGMPEAAGNAAMYVDPLDVADIANAIVRVLTDENLRQTLIAKGYENAARFSWEKTARATLDAFECVVTPT
- a CDS encoding acyl carrier protein encodes the protein MSNTHARVIEFLSVVLQVDIPTDIDDLQRREFSEWDSINHLRLIMELEEILGVTLEDEQAADLSSSRQIEALLIKHGVTLPDEASA
- a CDS encoding class I adenylate-forming enzyme family protein; amino-acid sequence: MVWSEAERLWPEKIGLITEREQLTYAELARRIRRLSCQLIRQWKVRPGEVVGLLAPNGVEFVLTYFAVTTIGGIVHPIDERLKPEEIRFLLEDSGARFAIVHQALWEKFANVWNVLPALERVIAIGDVGANVESFHAWVQGPAVSDITGTVELSPASDDIAELMYTSGTVGNPKGAMRSHANARAASRNARRAFGYRHDDVIAIVMPLSHSSALVSQMLPMVEVGGRIVLVERFDAADLLARIRGQAVTCFRAVPATFKMLMVYPEFNADHLPSLRLLMNSSAVIDPKTHWDIKARFPEVDLVNSYGLTEASTCTILTDAMAREHPDSIGVPIPGVEMFVVDDAGCVVDDGIEGEFFVRGPHVCHGYHNLPNESEALFAPGGWMRTGDMGHKDSHGLFYFHGRKADVINCGGRKYAPVEVEYCIRELTEVAEVAVLGVPHRVLGQVAKAFVVFRDRASADLKAVTRHCTRYLPSHKVPFYVEAVDALPKNSLGKMLHRELKVESHAAFHKK
- a CDS encoding acyltransferase; amino-acid sequence: MNERPLVESLGDATLSPYRRYLNIFVGKASVVALAKYELYTGLLGRLPGAIGYFMRGKCYPGLLGAVGRGTVFGSGGVLRCPGRIRLGRGVMIDDSVVLDAKGPSSSIVLGDQILLGRNSILSCNDSAISIGNFVSIGPFCFLVSRSHLTIGSNVAIGAGTYMLGGGHAYDDPDTPVIHQTRVSKGIVVEDGAWIGIGAKILDGVTIGQNSIVGAGAVVSKDVLPWTVVLGNPARVVEKRKQVKEG
- a CDS encoding NAD-dependent epimerase/dehydratase family protein; translated protein: MGRVLVTGGKGFLGSHLVRRLLAEGEEVRVFGHRGSKQGEAARDNGSEVIWGDIRNLPDVEQAVQGVEKVFHLVSNFRKGGSDKADAYAVNVEGTKNVLNAARKFGVARVVHCSTIGVHGDVQAIPAHEGTPFNPTDLYQETKLKAEQYVWQFHQETGLPISVVRPISLYGPEDLRMLKLFRTIKKRQFIYIGKGNVLFHPAYIDDVIEGFLLCATHEKAVGEAFIIGGDGYLPLHDLVDRISAQLQVPPPRLHLPLRPVEWLAGLCESLCTPLGIEPPLHKRRVSFFKNNRAFSIEKVKRILGYAPRVSLDEGLKRTIRWYEEHGYL
- a CDS encoding class I SAM-dependent methyltransferase; amino-acid sequence: MAELEKPLWPIRLFNKSVLKQRKYKEITEALGETTQLQCLDIGADNGVLSYLLRQRGGHWKSADLDQTTVDAIQSLIHERVFQIDDRGTPFADDEFDRVAVIDFLEHIPNDEAFIRELHRIVKPGGQVILNVPHIKTSLLRKIRLAIGQTDAKHGHLRPGYTRGDITRMLGTQFTVLSEKTYSKFFSECIDTLITFAFDLLKSGKRNSAKGLVVTGNDLQRYQKMFAMYSLLYPFIWIISKLDHLLFFTSGYMLLVVAQNKKDTHA
- a CDS encoding glycerol-3-phosphate dehydrogenase/oxidase, yielding MMTRNLTRLANSRYDVAVVGGGIYGACVAWDASLRGLSVVLLEKGDIGSGTSANSLKIIHGGFRYLQHGDLSRMRESLHEQKALMRIAPHLVHPLPVLIPTYGHGLRGKEVFACALGINDLVGFDRNRLEDPQKHIPRGRILPRSQVLELLPNIQAQNLTGGGVFYDGMVYNSERLLLSFLHSAVAMGAELANYVKVVGYLKGKDNVRGIEAEDMLSGERLQVEAKVVVNACGPWLDQTEDMLSDRPSNHRIPWVKAFNILTRPLFSSYAVGLAARGKYSDDRALLNKGKRLLFMVPWRGCSLIGTAYRSYEGKPDEFSISEEDMHEFLQEINQVYPQAALQMNDVKFVNGGLLPGASVESRGGDIQLESEASIRTRGDVGARNVISLVGVKFTTARRVGERVVDQVFQVLGKTPPQSQTSHTPIRGGAISKFQEFLSQEMKSPRQGLSAKAVQRLVYNYGSSYGDVLKYCPDTGGREPHSESESIRILQAEVQYALREEMPQRLSDVVFRRTEVGTAGYPGDKPLEVCADILSKGLGWNKTQTQQEMAMVRGMYPRATWRN
- a CDS encoding glycosyltransferase family 4 protein, with product MMNILLLAPHPFYQDRGTPIAVNLVLKVLSERGDTIDVLTFHEGKDVDYPHVRIYRIPAWPFLRNIRPGFSWKKLVCDGLLCAKMIVLLCKKRYHLIHAVEESAFLALVVKWIARIPYLYDMDSSLAQQMIEKYPPLTCLSKAFMICERRVVQAAAVVMPVCEALVTRIKPYYPAKIMLLEDVPLLGEPTDSFLMAKEDLKAPGIRILYVGNFEAYQGIDLLLDSFALALREVSQISLFVVGGENDDRSFYQNKVAKLGIEQNVHFLGPRPLDQLASYLSQADILVSPRIKGNNTPMKLYSYLASGKAILATNLLTHTQVINSQVAMLADPKPEPFAEGMLQLINDRDLRSTLGLAAQKLVEEKYSFPAFRMKLNAAYDHLRETIQQPSGSS